The following are encoded together in the Montipora capricornis isolate CH-2021 chromosome 5, ASM3666992v2, whole genome shotgun sequence genome:
- the LOC138048507 gene encoding LOW QUALITY PROTEIN: uncharacterized protein (The sequence of the model RefSeq protein was modified relative to this genomic sequence to represent the inferred CDS: substituted 1 base at 1 genomic stop codon), which translates to MATGPQYTEEQLNYFRICFITTDVITEGLRTIFKQEWDNRYKATLGEWKDEPRNGLDFKNQESPRNQRKNTGLLATMVNGNRAEWDCTMLFYAILYSDCIGIGLNTVVRSNVDDLRNFRNQDFAHLPQGHVKESEFQTAVGKVVVAFQALGLPDLKIQEIRTQKSFPTGELRKVLQEVDHLKDELKDKEQELGEKCETLKETEKHRKVLEEQLLTQAPAAFCILPPKPSHDVAERDHELAKIAQQLKQLKETNENRLTSLYPSGNPGSGKSQLAGLAAKKFFDDKKQIAGENAFVMTLNAQSLDSLLDSYVSFSRNLKCSEYAVTSTLNDKDLKTEGKIANIKSLISTKVELYSSWLLVVDNVASISEMNPHLPETGDTHWCKGQLLITSQDTAAIPSETSFSNHISVSKGMTPSDAISLLASLSGIADGETEKEVARALDYQPLALASAAIFVKQVRVASSNFGWKGYLEKLERGQRANTEDFLAMTNQSYPISMTTAISLAVDGVMSSDKVVNHTFGFISLCGQQPLNLDLVIKYSLNVENESDGSGLDASADKDIIGLRIRKSSLLLVEEDESGVYVQVHQIVRNVTQTRIKKYSEAQYFQIIHWGITSFSQFIDEKNLDKKDSISKSFQLLPHLKCPITKIETVFNVPDLSKVNLNVKDYPNYFIRFSTICANHCDFNRAKSICKVALKLIQHGGVFCEGDLAAVYDVLGNVHHMMGEFQESKEYHERALAIRIEKLGSQHIDVATSYNNIANILHNQGDLEQAKEYHVRALAIGIEKLGSQHINVATSYNNIATILRDQGDLEQAKEYHDRALAMQIEKLGSQHIKVAISYNNIATVLHDQGDLEQAKEYHDRALVIRIEKLGSQHIDVATSYNNIATVLRAQGDLEQAKEYHDRALAIVIEKLGSQHINVATSYNNIATILHDQGDLEQAKEYLDRALAIQIEKLGSQHIHVASSYNNIATVLHDQGDLKQAKEYHDRALTIRIEKLGSRHIDVASSYNNIATLLQDQGDLEQAKEYQDRALAIQIEKLGSQHIDVATSYNNIATILRDQGDLEQAKEYHDRALAMQIEKLGSQHIKVAISYNNIATVLHAKGNLKXAKEYHVRALAIQIEKVGSQHIDVASSYNNIASVLRAQGDLEQAKEYHDRALVIRIEKLGSQHIDVASSYNNIATILHDQGDLEQAKEYLDRALAILIEKLESQHIDVASKKLGSQHIDVASSYNNIAIVLHDQGDLEQAKEYLDRALAIRIEKLGSQHIDVASSYNNIATLLHGQGDLEQAKEYLNCALAIRIEKLGSQHMDVASSYNNIASVLRAQGDLEQGKEYHDCALAIRIEKLGSQHINVASSYNNKASVLHDQGDLEQAKDYHDHALAICIEKMGSQHIVVAPSYNDIAIVLHDQGDLEQAKEYLNCTLAIRIQNLGSQHIDVASSYNNIASVLRAQGDLEQAKEYLDHALAIRIEKLGCQHTHVASSYNNIATLLPDQGDLEQAKEYLNCALAIRIEKLGSQHMDVASSYNNIASVLRAQGDLEQGKEYHDCALAIRIEKLGSQHIKVASSYSNKASVLHDQGDLEQAKDYHDHALAICIEKMGSQHIVVAPSYNDIAIVLHDQGDLEQAKEYLNCTLAIRIKKLGSQHIDVASSYNNIASVLRAQGDLEQAKEYLDHALAIRIEKLGCQHTHVASSYNNIASVLRAQGDLEQAKKYHVRALAIRIEKLGSQHIDVATSYNNIATVLHVQGDLGQAKEYHDRALVIRIEKLGSQHIDVANSYNNIATVLREQGHLEQAKEYHNRALAIRIEKLGSQHIDVANSYNNIATVLHDLGDLEQEKDYHDRALGTRIEKLGSQHIDVANSYNNIATVLHDLGDLEQAEEYHDRALAIRIEKFGSQDIPVADSYRNLAVVLRDHGELEHAKEYFERALSIYLIHLGPGHSNVTTVQRHLVELQKLSSRVKSRFCVIY; encoded by the exons ATGGCCACTGGACCGCAATACACTGAGGAGCAACTGAACTACTTCAGGATCTGCTTTATCACTACTGATGTGATAACTGAGGGCCTGCGAACAATCTTCAAACAAGAATGGGACAACCGTTACAAGGCAACTTTGGGAGAATGGAAAGACGAACCCCGAAATGGACTGGACTTCAAAAACCAGGAGTCGCcaagaaaccaaagaaaaaacacgGGTCTTCTGGCAACCATGGTTAACGGAAATAGAGCAGAATGGGATTGCACCATGCTCTTTTACGCTATACTGTACTCCGACTGTATTGGAATAGGCCTAAACACAGTAGTCCGATCAAATGtggatgatttgagaaattTTCGTAATCAAGACTTTGCTCATTTGCCACAAGGCCATGTCAAGGAGTCAGAGTTTCAAACTGCTGTAGGTAAAGTTGTAGTTGCCTTTCAAGCACTTGGCCTCCCCGATCTAAAGATTCAAGAAATCAGAACTCAGAAGAGTTTTCCGACGGGCGAGTTACGAAAAGTCTTGCAAGAAGTCGACCACCTAAAAGACGAACTGAAAGACAAAGAACAGGAACTTGGAGAAAAATGTGAAACCCTTAAGGAAACAGAAAAGCATCGAAAGGTCCTTGAAGAGCAGTTACTAACTCAAGCTCCTGCAGCATTTTGCATTCTCCCACCCAAACCATCGCACGATGTTGCCGAACGAGATCATGAATTGGCTAAGATAGCTCAACAGCTAAAGCAACTGAAAGAAACCAACGAGAACCGATTAACTTCTCTGTACCCATCAGGAAACCCTGGAAGCGGCAAATCTCAGTTAGCTGGTCTTGCCGCAAAGAAATTCTTTGATGACAAAAAACAAATCGCGGGCGAGAATGCATTCGTGATGACTCTAAATGCGCAAAGTCTTGATTCTCTGTTAGATTCCTACGTCTCTTTTTCTCGTAATCTAAAGTGTTCAGAATATGCAGTCACAAGTACTCTAAACGACAAAGATCTGAAGACGGAGGGGAAGATTGCCAACATAAAGTCATTAATTAGTACCAAAGTTGAGCTTTACTCATCGTGGCTGTTAGTGGTGGACAATGTCGCCAGCATAAGTGAAATGAATCCTCATTTGCCAGAGACCGGAGACACGCACTGGTGTAAAGGTCAGCTGCTGATCACATCGCAAGACACCGCTGCTATTCCTTCAGAAACCTCTTTCAGCAATCACATCTCTGTGAGCAAGGGCATGACACCATCTGACGCCATTTCCTTATTAGCCTCTCTCTCCGGCATCGCTGACGGTGAGACTGAAAAAGAAGTTGCTCGGGCATTAGATTACCAACCCCTTGCCTTAGCAAGCGCCGCTATCTTTGTCAAACAAGTTCGGGTAGCATCTTCGAATTTTGGCTGGAAAGGCTACCTCGAGAAGCTTGAGAGGGGTCAGCGTGCTAACACTGAGGATTTTCTTGCCATGACAAACCAAAGCTACCCAATCTCTATGACCACAGCGATTTCATTAGCCGTGGACGGCGTGATGTCATCTGACAAGGTTGTGAATCACACATTCGGTTTTATTTCTCTCTGTGGTCAGCAACCATTAAACCTTGACCTTGTGATAAAGTACAGCCTAAATGTCGAGAACGAAAGCGATGGGAGTGGATTAGACGCTTCTGCGGACAAAGATATCATTGGTTTAAGGATTCGAAAAAGCTCGCTGCTGTTAGTTGAAGAAGACGAGAGTGGCGTCTACGTTCAAGTACATCAAATTGTGAGAAATGTCACCCAAACTAGAATCAAAAAGTATTCGGAGGCTCAATATTTTCAAATCATTCATTGGGGTATTACCTCATTTAGTCAGTTTATAGATGAGAAAAATCTTGATAAAAAAGACTCTATTTCTAAAAGCTTCCAGCTGCTACCTCATTTGAAGTGCCCaataacaaaaattgaaacggtATTCAATGTACCTGACTTATCAAAAGTCAATTTAAATGTGAAAGATTATCCAAATTATTTCATTAGGTTTAGCACAATTTGTGCTAATCATTGCGACTTTAATAGAGCCAAAAGCATCTGTAAGGTAGCTCTAAAATTAATTCAGCATGGTGGTGTATTTTGTGAGGGAGACTTGGCAGCAGTCTATGATGTGTTAGGCAATGTCCATCACATGATGGGTGAGTTTCAAGAATCAAAAGAGTATCATGAacgcgctcttgctatacggatagaaaagttgggatctcagcatatcgatgtcgcaaccagttacaacaacatagccaaTATACTCCATAaccaaggtgacctggaacaagcaaaggagtatcatgttcgcgctcttgctatagggatagaaaagttgggatctcagcatatcaATGTCGcaaccagttacaacaacatagccacTATACTCCGTGaccaaggtgacctggaacaagcaaaggaatatcacgatcgcgctcttgctatgcagatagaaaagttgggatctcagcatatcaAGGTCGCAatcagttacaacaacatagcgACTGTACTCCATGaccaaggtgacctggaacaagcaaaggaGTATCATGATCGCGCTCTTGTTAtacggatagaaaagttgggatctcagcatatcgatgtcgcaaccagttacaacaacatagccacTGTACTCCGTGCCCAGGGTGACCTGGAACAGGCAAAGGAGTATCAtgatcgcgctcttgctatagtgatagaaaagttgggatctcagcatatcaATGTCGcaaccagttacaacaacatagccacTATACTCCATGaccaaggtgacctggaacaagcaaaggagtatctcgatcgcgctcttgctatacagatagaaaagttgggatctcagcatatccatgtcgcatccagttacaacaacatagccacTGTACTCCATGACCAAGGGGACCTGAAACAAGCAAAGGAATATCACGATCGCGCTCTTACTAtacggatagaaaagttgggatctcgGCATATCGATGTTGcatccagttacaacaacatagccacTCTGCTACAAGaccaaggtgacctggaacagGCAAAGGAGTATCAGgatcgcgctcttgctatacagatagaaaagttgggatctcagcatatcgatgtcgcaaccagttacaacaacatagccacTATACTCCGTGaccaaggtgacctggaacaagcaaaggaatatcacgatcgcgctcttgctatgcagatagaaaagttgggatctcagcatatcaAGGTCGCAatcagttacaacaacatagcgACTGTACTCCATGCCAAGGGCAACCTGAAATAGGCAAAGGAGTATCATGttcgcgctcttgctatacaAATAGAAAAGgtgggatctcagcatatcgatgtcgcatccagttacaacaacatagccagCGTACTCCGTGCCCAGGGTGACCTGGAACAGGCAAAGGAGTATCATGATCGCGCTCTTGTTAtacggatagaaaagttgggatctcagcatatcgatgtcgcatccagttacaacaacatagccacTATACTCCATGaccaaggtgacctggaacaagcaaaggaGTATCTCGATCGCGCTCTTGCTATTCTGATAGAGAAGTTGGaatctcagcatatcgatgttgCATCCA aaaagttgggatctcagcatatcgatgtcgcatccagttacaacaacatagccatTGTACTCCATGaccaaggtgacctggaacagGCAAAGGAGTATCTtgatcgcgctcttgctatacggatagaaaagttgggatctcagcatatcgatgtcgcatccagttacaacaacatagccacTCTACTCCATGGccaaggtgacctggaacagGCAAAGGAGTATCTCAATTGCGCTCTTGCTATTcggatagaaaagttgggatctcagcatatgGATGTTGCATcaagttacaacaacatagccagTGTACTCCGAGCCCAGGGTGACCTGGAACAGGGTAAGGAGTATCACGATTgcgctcttgctatacggatagaaaagttgggatctcagcatatcaatgtcgcatccagttacaacaacaaAGCCAGTGTACTTCATGaccaaggtgacctggaacaagcaaaggaCTATCATGATCACGCTCTTGCTATATGCATAGAAAAGATGGGATCTCAGCATATTGTTGTCGCACCCAGTTACAACGACATAGCCATTGTACTCCATGaccaaggtgacctggaacaagcaaaggaGTACCTCAATTGCACTCTTGCTATACGGATACAAAAtttgggatctcagcatatcgatgtcgcatccagttacaacaacatagccagTGTACTCCGTGCCCAGGGTGACCTGGAACAGGCAAAGGAGTATCTGGATCACGCTCTTGCTAtacggatagaaaagttgggatgTCAGCATACCCATGTCGcatccagttacaacaacatagctACCCTACTCCCTGaccaaggtgacctggaacaagcaaaggaGTATCTCAATTGCGCTCTTGCTATTcggatagaaaagttgggatctcagcatatgGATGTTGCATcaagttacaacaacatagccagTGTACTCCGAGCCCAGGGTGACCTGGAACAGGGTAAGGAGTATCACGATTgcgctcttgctatacggatagaaaagttgggatctcagcatatcaAGGTCGCATCCAGTTACAGCAACAAAGCCAGTGTACTTCATGaccaaggtgacctggaacaagcaaaggaCTATCATGATCACGCTCTTGCTATATGCATAGAAAAGATGGGATCTCAGCATATTGTTGTCGCACCCAGTTACAACGACATAGCCATTGTACTCCATGaccaaggtgacctggaacaagcaaaggaGTATCTCAATTGCACTCTTGCTATACGGATAaaaaagttgggatctcagcatatcgatgtcgcatccagttacaacaacatagccagTGTACTCCGTGCCCAGGGTGACCTGGAACAGGCAAAGGAGTATCTGGATCACGCTCTTGCTAtacggatagaaaagttgggatgTCAGCATACCCATGTCGcatccagttacaacaacatagccagTGTACTCCGTGCCCAgggtgacctggaacaagcaaagaAATATCATGttcgcgctcttgctatacggatagaaaagttgggatctcagcatatcgatgttgcaaccagttacaacaacattgCCACTGTACTCCATGTCCAAGGTGACCTGGGACAAGCAAAGGAGTATCATGATCGCGCTCTTGTTAtacggatagaaaagttgggatctcagcatatcgatgtcgcaaacagttacaacaacatagccacTGTACTCCGTGAACAAGGTcacctggaacaagcaaaggagtatcataatcgcgctcttgctatacggatagaaaagttgggatctcagcatatcgatgtcgcaaacagttacaacaacatagccacTGTACTCCATGACCTAGGTGACCTGGAACAAGAAAAGGACTATCATGATCGCGCTCTTGGTACacggatagaaaagttgggatctcagcatatcgatgtcgcaaacagttacaacaacatagccacTGTACTCCATGACCTAGGTGACCTGGAACAGGCAGAGGAGTATCAtgatcgcgctcttgctatacggaTAGAAAAGTTCGGATCTCAAGATATTCCTGTCGCAGATTCTTATAGAAACTTAGCTGTTGTACTCCGTGACCATGGTGAACTGGAGCATGCAAAGGAGTATTTTGAACGTGCGTTGTCCATCTATTTGATTCATCTCGGTCCTGGACATTCAAATGTGACCACTGTTCAACGACACTTGGTTGAACTGCAAAAGCTGTCTAGTAGAGTAAAAAGTCGGTTTTGCGTCATATATTAA